A region of Thermococcus piezophilus DNA encodes the following proteins:
- a CDS encoding ARMT1-like domain-containing protein has protein sequence MIINDATVEELLEAGFNRFSHVSSTGSRLPGTPLEYASEDFIELVNMADVTIAKGQANFETLSELRD, from the coding sequence ATGATAATCAACGACGCCACCGTGGAAGAATTGTTGGAGGCGGGGTTCAACAGGTTTTCACATGTGAGTTCAACCGGATCTCGTCTTCCAGGAACGCCATTGGAATATGCGTCAGAGGACTTTATAGAGCTCGTTAATATGGCTGACGTTACAATCGCCAAGGGACAGGCAAACTTCGAAACGTTAAGTGAACTCCGGGATTGA